One Desulfovulcanus ferrireducens DNA segment encodes these proteins:
- the recB gene encoding exodeoxyribonuclease V subunit beta — MSEPILWPELSGINLIEAAAGTGKTYTIESLFLRLILEKDLRVDQILVITYTVAATEELRDRVRSRLSQALHMFIQNSPPEDTLLKKLFAEHQGNREKTIQKLTSAVHDFDLAAIYTIHGFCQRVLTDFSFVSNALFQAKIITDEDPLIQEIVYDFWRQNILGLSPVYLHFLQNPGKGLKPITPHSLCALAKQSLNHPNLKIVPDEPAPDLESIEQEYVQVFSELKRLWDEREENIRDLFLNTKALPKNIYRPDKLTDYLDKLSAFLHKKWPDAQLPDKFHLFTTSHITAKTKKKHEPPQDIFFDSCDRLKDINEKLIKNYTLARRSLKQKFLRFVFQELESRKAKKNVLGFGDLLTHVHAALSGPAGLRLTSCLRQKYRAVLIDEFQDTDPLQYAIFSTLFNCPGHILFLIGDPKQAIYSFRGADVFAYLKAREKCTHTYTLDTNWRSEPGLVQAINTVFKRHKNPFADARIKYTEVKPAPKKHEKFTEEKYNANLVVYLASPKDLDQTKEELAASNLEPVLARHTACEILRLLLAGQKNKALIGQKPIQPEDIAILVRTHHQAQTVLEELKRLHIPCVIYNTGNIFTTDEAREIYLLLRAISNWTNDNYILTALATPFLGLTSADLKKLEQDSEQWEAWVQKFYTLHQKWQNKGIIAALNHLMLSENTRQRVLSLSLGERKLTNYMQLIELLHQYERENSVRMAGLLMWLRNMMQNNSGSDREEHPLRLESDRQAIKIITIHKSKGLEFPIVFCPFLHAGSRIKDEQIFYHGDDAHLVLDLGSKELKTKKPVAEKEILGENLRLMYVALTRARHRCYLAWGKVKGADTSAPAYIFHLPQADDSHSVLSQAEERFKKLNFEDIKKDLEELAHASQGCIEIASLGEHELAPRCRYSGFEDEAEELSALDFTRHLDKTWSITSFTSLTKSIYVQKTEFDEPFSPGFLPQVVTPDEKNIFTLEPGPKTGNLLHELLEQLDFKHPKDIKDVIPGQLDKFGFAREWEKVILDLMQRVATLQLKPDLNLKDVGLNERITEMEFYLPLKGLEAETLQQLYKQWAFSFPHDFFQSVKDLDFQATHGFLKGYIDLVFTHENKFYLLDWKSNFLGAELEDYAPKNLARVIKKHYYFLQYHLYTVALIKHLKFRMPGFTYDQFGGIFYVFLRGIAEANENSPGYGVFFDRPEEQFIAVLSEFFQVSRS; from the coding sequence ATGTCAGAACCTATCCTCTGGCCTGAACTTTCAGGCATAAATCTCATTGAAGCTGCTGCCGGCACAGGCAAAACCTACACCATTGAAAGTCTTTTTTTGCGCCTCATCCTGGAAAAGGACCTGCGTGTAGATCAGATTCTGGTCATCACCTATACAGTAGCTGCTACCGAAGAGCTAAGAGACCGAGTGCGCTCCCGCTTAAGCCAGGCCTTGCACATGTTCATCCAAAACAGCCCCCCGGAAGACACTCTCCTCAAAAAACTATTCGCGGAACACCAGGGAAACAGAGAAAAGACCATTCAAAAACTCACCAGTGCCGTGCATGATTTTGACCTGGCTGCTATTTATACTATCCACGGCTTTTGTCAGCGGGTGCTAACAGACTTTTCCTTTGTAAGTAATGCCTTGTTCCAGGCCAAAATCATTACTGATGAAGATCCCTTAATCCAGGAAATAGTCTATGATTTCTGGCGGCAAAATATTCTGGGGCTTTCCCCCGTCTATCTTCATTTTTTACAAAATCCGGGCAAGGGATTAAAACCCATTACCCCGCACAGTTTATGTGCCCTGGCAAAGCAGTCCCTAAATCACCCAAACCTGAAAATTGTTCCTGATGAACCTGCTCCTGATCTTGAGTCCATTGAACAGGAATATGTGCAGGTCTTCAGTGAACTAAAGAGGCTCTGGGATGAAAGAGAAGAGAACATCAGAGACCTTTTTCTAAACACCAAAGCCCTGCCCAAAAATATCTATCGCCCTGACAAATTGACAGATTACCTGGACAAATTGAGTGCTTTCCTGCACAAAAAGTGGCCGGACGCTCAGCTCCCGGATAAATTTCACCTCTTTACCACCTCGCATATCACTGCCAAGACCAAAAAAAAACATGAGCCTCCACAAGACATTTTTTTTGATTCTTGTGACCGCCTAAAAGATATAAATGAAAAGCTTATAAAAAATTATACCCTGGCCAGGCGCAGCCTGAAACAAAAATTTCTGCGCTTTGTCTTTCAAGAACTTGAAAGCAGAAAAGCCAAAAAAAATGTCCTGGGTTTTGGAGATCTTCTAACACATGTGCACGCGGCTTTGAGCGGACCGGCAGGCCTCAGGCTAACTTCCTGTCTGCGCCAAAAATACCGGGCCGTGCTTATTGATGAATTCCAGGATACTGACCCCCTGCAATACGCTATCTTTTCCACGCTTTTTAACTGCCCGGGACATATCCTGTTTCTCATTGGCGACCCTAAACAGGCCATTTACAGTTTTCGCGGAGCCGATGTCTTTGCCTATCTCAAGGCACGAGAGAAGTGTACGCATACCTACACCTTGGATACCAACTGGCGCTCAGAGCCCGGCCTTGTTCAGGCCATAAACACTGTTTTTAAAAGACACAAAAACCCTTTTGCTGATGCGCGAATCAAATACACGGAAGTAAAACCTGCTCCCAAAAAACATGAAAAATTCACCGAAGAAAAATACAACGCCAATCTAGTTGTTTATCTCGCCTCCCCCAAAGACCTGGACCAGACAAAAGAAGAGTTGGCAGCGAGCAACCTTGAGCCGGTTCTGGCCCGGCACACAGCTTGTGAAATACTGCGGCTTCTTTTGGCCGGCCAAAAAAATAAAGCCCTTATCGGGCAAAAACCGATCCAGCCCGAAGATATTGCGATTCTTGTTCGTACCCACCACCAGGCCCAGACTGTTTTAGAAGAACTTAAAAGACTGCACATCCCCTGTGTTATCTACAATACTGGCAATATCTTTACCACAGATGAGGCCAGAGAAATCTATCTCCTGCTAAGAGCCATCTCCAATTGGACCAATGACAACTATATCCTCACTGCTTTGGCCACGCCTTTTTTGGGCCTGACAAGTGCGGACCTAAAAAAACTCGAACAAGATAGCGAACAGTGGGAAGCATGGGTGCAAAAATTTTATACACTGCATCAAAAATGGCAAAACAAAGGAATAATTGCCGCCTTGAATCACCTTATGTTGAGCGAAAACACCAGGCAGAGAGTTCTGAGCCTGTCACTGGGGGAAAGGAAGCTGACCAACTATATGCAGCTTATAGAACTTTTGCACCAGTACGAGCGCGAGAATTCTGTCAGAATGGCTGGCCTTCTGATGTGGCTTAGGAATATGATGCAGAATAATAGCGGTAGCGACAGGGAGGAGCACCCTTTAAGACTGGAAAGCGACAGGCAGGCCATTAAAATTATTACTATTCACAAAAGCAAGGGGCTGGAATTTCCCATTGTTTTCTGCCCCTTTTTACATGCCGGTTCCAGAATAAAAGACGAACAGATATTTTATCATGGTGATGATGCTCACCTCGTCCTGGACCTGGGCTCAAAAGAATTAAAAACCAAAAAGCCTGTAGCGGAAAAAGAAATTTTAGGAGAAAATTTGCGCCTCATGTATGTTGCCCTGACCCGGGCCAGGCACAGATGTTATCTTGCCTGGGGTAAAGTTAAGGGTGCAGACACCTCTGCCCCGGCCTATATTTTCCATCTACCTCAAGCTGACGACAGCCATTCTGTCCTGAGCCAGGCAGAAGAGCGTTTTAAAAAATTAAATTTCGAGGACATAAAAAAAGACTTGGAAGAATTAGCCCATGCAAGCCAGGGCTGTATAGAGATTGCATCCCTGGGCGAGCATGAACTTGCCCCCCGCTGCCGCTATTCCGGATTTGAGGATGAAGCTGAAGAATTGTCCGCCCTTGATTTCACCCGCCACCTGGATAAAACCTGGTCCATCACCAGCTTTACCTCTCTGACCAAATCCATTTATGTCCAAAAAACAGAGTTTGATGAACCCTTTTCCCCTGGCTTTTTGCCCCAAGTAGTCACACCAGACGAAAAAAATATCTTTACCCTGGAACCCGGCCCAAAAACAGGCAACCTGCTTCATGAACTCCTTGAGCAACTGGATTTTAAACACCCGAAAGACATCAAAGATGTAATCCCTGGGCAACTTGATAAATTTGGTTTTGCCAGAGAATGGGAAAAGGTCATACTGGATTTAATGCAGCGGGTGGCCACACTGCAGCTAAAGCCTGACCTGAATTTAAAAGATGTTGGCTTAAATGAACGGATAACGGAGATGGAATTTTATCTCCCATTAAAGGGACTTGAGGCCGAAACCTTGCAGCAGCTCTATAAGCAATGGGCATTCAGTTTTCCCCATGACTTTTTTCAGTCTGTTAAAGACCTTGATTTTCAGGCCACGCATGGATTTCTAAAAGGTTATATCGACCTGGTCTTTACCCATGAGAATAAGTTTTATCTTTTAGACTGGAAATCAAATTTCCTGGGCGCTGAATTAGAAGACTATGCCCCAAAAAACCTGGCCCGAGTGATAAAAAAGCACTATTATTTTCTCCAGTATCATCTGTACACTGTAGCCCTAATTAAACATCTTAAATTCCGCATGCCAGGCTTTACTTATGACCAATTTGGCGGAATATTTTATGTATTCTTACGCGGAATAGCGGAAGCGAATGAAAATTCTCCCGGATACGGGGTGTTTTTTGATAGACCGGAAGAACAATTTATTGCCGTGTTAAGTGAATTTTTCCAGGTATCACGAAGTTAA
- a CDS encoding M23 family metallopeptidase, translating into MKALVYLLLIIYGSLYLSYAHALEVKVPGVVDQGSPFWAEIRVNKDVQSIKITWLKKSFFLPTRYKKQQVLLGAGLKCSGKNLLLVDTGNGGKLEKWIFVRRKDFPVQHLRLPKKMVTPDKKALSRIFAEKELINGTLQKITPTKYLKLPFVWPVRSRILSTFGLRRFLNNQPRSSHRGIDLRAGLNSPVRAFNSGHVALTGDFYFGGKTVIIDHGLGVYSIYMHLNKIKVKKGQVVARAQVIGLAGKTGRATGPHLHFGLSVLGELVDPKPLLSFKKS; encoded by the coding sequence ATGAAAGCTTTGGTTTATTTGCTGCTTATTATTTACGGCTCACTTTATTTGTCTTACGCTCATGCCTTAGAGGTTAAGGTCCCGGGTGTAGTGGATCAGGGCAGCCCTTTTTGGGCCGAGATCAGAGTCAATAAAGACGTTCAGAGTATAAAAATAACCTGGCTTAAAAAGAGCTTTTTTTTGCCTACGAGATATAAAAAACAGCAGGTTCTTTTGGGAGCTGGCTTAAAGTGTAGCGGCAAAAATTTACTTTTGGTGGATACTGGCAATGGCGGTAAACTGGAAAAGTGGATTTTTGTGCGTAGAAAGGATTTCCCCGTCCAGCATCTACGTCTGCCCAAAAAGATGGTTACTCCTGATAAAAAGGCCTTGAGCCGCATATTTGCCGAAAAGGAATTAATAAACGGTACGTTACAAAAAATTACGCCAACCAAGTATTTAAAACTTCCTTTTGTTTGGCCTGTCAGGAGCCGCATTTTATCAACATTTGGTTTGCGCAGATTCCTGAACAATCAACCTCGTTCCTCCCATCGGGGCATAGATCTACGTGCCGGACTAAATTCTCCTGTCAGGGCATTTAATTCCGGGCATGTGGCCCTGACCGGTGATTTTTACTTTGGCGGTAAGACTGTAATTATTGATCATGGCCTGGGAGTCTATTCCATTTATATGCATCTAAATAAAATCAAGGTAAAAAAAGGTCAGGTGGTGGCCAGGGCACAGGTAATTGGTTTGGCCGGGAAAACCGGCCGGGCAACTGGACCTCACCTCCATTTTGGTTTATCCGTTCTGGGCGAGTTGGTTGATCCTAAACCTCTTTTAAGTTTCAAAAAATCATAA
- a CDS encoding alpha/beta hydrolase, whose amino-acid sequence MTKKNIACLLIHGFGGSPFELQDLASTLSQAGYFTRLPLLPGHGQDLNAFHQTGFNDWVIFVEQEYLRLKKEFSQVFVIGFSMGGSLGLYLAQKYELPGLVSIAAPVFLYRIFPFKAPDWKLPLVPILRYFRKYWPIDPASPQSRQIAPWQGYEGAMALHPLTSLVKGIKKVRQGLPKIKCPLLVLHSPQDKTCIVDNAWEIITKVNSPIRRLELLPIEERITSGHLLPTHQETKERVKEIVLNFVNYIIQVKSEA is encoded by the coding sequence ATGACTAAGAAAAACATTGCTTGTCTGTTGATTCACGGGTTTGGAGGTTCACCTTTTGAGCTACAAGACTTAGCCAGCACCTTGTCTCAAGCCGGCTATTTTACCAGGCTTCCCCTCCTTCCCGGGCATGGCCAAGACTTGAATGCTTTTCATCAAACGGGCTTTAATGACTGGGTTATTTTCGTAGAACAGGAATATTTAAGATTAAAAAAGGAGTTCTCCCAGGTCTTTGTAATTGGCTTTTCCATGGGAGGAAGTCTTGGGCTCTATCTGGCCCAAAAATATGAGTTGCCAGGCCTGGTCAGCATTGCAGCTCCAGTATTTTTATATCGCATTTTCCCCTTTAAGGCTCCGGACTGGAAACTCCCACTGGTTCCTATCTTGCGTTATTTTCGCAAATATTGGCCCATTGACCCGGCCAGCCCGCAGTCCCGTCAAATCGCACCCTGGCAAGGATACGAAGGGGCTATGGCCCTCCATCCTTTGACCAGCTTAGTCAAAGGAATAAAAAAAGTCCGCCAGGGACTACCCAAAATTAAATGCCCTCTTCTGGTTTTGCACTCGCCCCAGGATAAAACATGCATAGTCGATAATGCTTGGGAAATCATCACAAAAGTCAATTCGCCAATCCGCAGGCTTGAACTATTGCCTATTGAAGAAAGAATTACCAGCGGCCATCTCTTGCCCACGCACCAGGAAACTAAAGAAAGGGTAAAAGAGATTGTTTTAAATTTCGTTAACTATATCATCCAAGTAAAATCTGAAGCTTAG
- the lipA gene encoding lipoyl synthase, with translation MSSEKPLRLPDWLKVRLPQDEHFVQTRKLVRDLHLNTVCQEARCPNIFECFSKKVATFLILGPNCTRNCRFCNIYKGSPLPVDKDEPQRISQAVRKLKLKHVVITSVTRDDLADGGASHFAAVIRRLKEDFSAVTIEVLIPDFQGQKRALEVVLEAGPHILNHNVETVPRLYGEIRPEANYNQSLNILACSKEMAPDIMTKSGLMVGLGEQDDEVLDVITDLSRVKCDIVTIGQYMQPSRNHPRVKRYVHPDRFAAFTRFGEEIGIKYMYCSPLVRSSYNARLFVGKEVEV, from the coding sequence ATGAGTTCAGAAAAACCATTGCGTCTGCCTGATTGGCTCAAGGTTCGTCTGCCCCAGGATGAACATTTTGTTCAGACCAGAAAACTGGTTCGTGATTTACACCTAAACACTGTGTGCCAGGAAGCACGGTGTCCAAATATCTTTGAATGCTTTTCCAAAAAAGTGGCTACTTTCCTGATTTTGGGGCCAAATTGCACGCGTAATTGTCGTTTTTGCAATATTTACAAAGGGAGCCCCTTGCCGGTGGATAAAGACGAGCCACAAAGAATTTCCCAGGCTGTTCGCAAACTCAAGTTGAAGCATGTGGTCATTACTTCAGTGACCAGGGATGACCTGGCTGATGGCGGAGCCTCACATTTTGCAGCGGTAATCAGAAGGCTTAAAGAAGATTTCTCGGCTGTAACTATCGAGGTCTTGATCCCTGATTTTCAGGGTCAAAAAAGGGCCCTGGAGGTTGTCCTGGAAGCTGGTCCGCATATTTTAAATCATAATGTAGAGACTGTTCCCCGTCTCTATGGTGAGATAAGGCCTGAGGCCAACTATAATCAGAGCCTGAACATACTTGCCTGCAGTAAGGAAATGGCCCCGGATATAATGACCAAAAGCGGCCTTATGGTTGGGCTTGGCGAGCAGGATGATGAGGTTTTGGACGTTATTACAGATCTTTCCCGCGTAAAATGTGATATTGTGACCATTGGTCAGTATATGCAGCCATCCCGCAACCATCCCCGGGTCAAGCGCTATGTCCATCCGGACAGGTTTGCCGCTTTTACCCGTTTTGGAGAAGAGATAGGAATTAAATATATGTATTGCAGCCCCCTGGTTCGCAGCAGCTACAATGCCAGGTTGTTTGTGGGGAAAGAAGTGGAAGTATGA
- a CDS encoding pyridoxal phosphate-dependent aminotransferase — protein sequence MNPTNLNKITSFLVMDILEKAHALEKEGKEIIHLEVGEPDFATPACIKEAANLALKNDQTHYTHSQGIIELREAICRSYQEKYQVSLDPEQIFVTQGTSPGMLLVFSLLLNEGDKVIISDPAYACYPNFIHFSGASTVRVPIREEDGFQLKAEILADYVDSQVKAIVINSPSNPTGTLLSAQNLQDIAAFCREKGLWIISDEIYHGLVYAGQEHSALEYTDQCFVLNGFSKLYAMTGWRLGYIIAPHEYIVPLRKLCQNFFISANSMAQWAGIAALNKAGEDVEKMRQTFDKRRKFMLGALRSLGFKIICEPSGAFYILVNARHLAQKFGGSSLKLALDILYKAGVGVTPGIDFGPGAEGYLRFSYANSMENIAKAMDKLGEYLRRF from the coding sequence ATGAACCCGACGAATTTAAACAAAATCACCTCTTTCCTGGTTATGGACATTCTGGAAAAGGCTCATGCTCTGGAAAAGGAAGGTAAAGAAATTATCCATCTGGAGGTGGGCGAGCCTGATTTTGCCACTCCTGCGTGCATAAAAGAGGCAGCCAACCTGGCCTTAAAAAACGACCAGACTCATTACACGCACAGCCAGGGGATCATTGAGCTGCGCGAGGCCATATGCAGGTCCTACCAGGAAAAATATCAGGTTTCTTTAGACCCGGAGCAGATTTTTGTTACCCAGGGGACCTCGCCAGGCATGCTGCTGGTCTTTTCTCTGCTCCTAAATGAAGGCGATAAGGTAATCATTTCTGATCCTGCTTATGCCTGCTATCCCAACTTTATTCATTTTTCAGGCGCAAGCACAGTGCGCGTGCCCATCAGAGAAGAAGATGGTTTTCAATTAAAAGCCGAAATCCTGGCAGATTATGTGGACAGCCAGGTCAAAGCCATAGTTATTAATTCCCCATCTAACCCTACGGGCACTCTGCTTTCCGCGCAAAATTTGCAGGACATAGCAGCCTTTTGCCGGGAAAAGGGGCTCTGGATTATCTCTGATGAAATCTACCACGGCCTGGTCTATGCCGGCCAGGAGCACTCTGCCCTGGAATATACAGACCAGTGTTTCGTGCTCAATGGCTTTTCAAAACTATACGCCATGACCGGTTGGAGGCTGGGTTATATAATTGCCCCACATGAATACATTGTGCCGCTGCGCAAGCTGTGTCAGAACTTCTTTATTTCCGCCAATTCCATGGCCCAATGGGCAGGGATTGCGGCCTTGAACAAGGCAGGTGAAGATGTGGAAAAGATGCGCCAGACATTTGATAAACGGAGAAAGTTTATGCTCGGTGCCTTGCGAAGCTTAGGCTTTAAAATAATTTGCGAACCGTCTGGTGCTTTTTATATCCTGGTTAATGCCCGGCACCTAGCCCAAAAATTCGGCGGAAGTTCATTAAAACTGGCCCTGGATATCCTGTATAAAGCCGGAGTGGGAGTCACCCCCGGCATTGATTTTGGCCCCGGAGCTGAAGGCTACTTGCGCTTTTCCTATGCCAATTCCATGGAAAACATAGCCAAAGCCATGGACAAATTAGGTGAATATCTACGCAGGTTTTAA
- a CDS encoding DUF6899 family protein: MPYIKKERRKVFDDLLEKLALEVQNEGELNYCIYKLASLVIDRIGQSYSNLSMCSSAMEHAKLEWYRRKLAPYEDKKIEENGDI, translated from the coding sequence TTGCCATACATTAAAAAAGAACGGCGAAAGGTTTTTGATGATTTATTAGAAAAATTGGCTTTAGAGGTGCAAAATGAAGGAGAGTTAAACTATTGTATCTACAAATTGGCCAGTTTGGTCATTGACCGTATAGGACAAAGCTACAGCAATCTAAGCATGTGTTCCTCTGCCATGGAACACGCCAAGCTGGAATGGTATAGGCGAAAACTTGCTCCCTATGAGGATAAAAAAATAGAGGAAAATGGGGATATTTAA
- a CDS encoding MoaD/ThiS family protein — MPCITFNAFGFLQKKLRERNLDCCNVSLEIKEQETAGDLMTRLGLSDNDVEAVFINGGVSSFQTTLKDGDRVAFVPPGTPGPYRVLLGIRDSKKRRN; from the coding sequence GTGCCTTGTATAACCTTTAATGCTTTTGGTTTTTTGCAAAAGAAATTAAGGGAAAGAAACCTGGACTGCTGCAATGTGAGCCTAGAGATAAAGGAGCAGGAAACAGCAGGTGATTTAATGACCAGGCTAGGTCTGAGTGATAATGATGTGGAGGCGGTGTTTATCAACGGAGGGGTAAGTTCTTTTCAGACTACGCTGAAAGATGGTGACAGGGTTGCCTTTGTTCCTCCGGGAACACCGGGTCCGTATAGGGTGTTGCTGGGTATAAGGGATTCTAAAAAAAGGAGGAATTAG
- a CDS encoding site-2 protease family protein: protein MMFGKRITLFKLFGFSVRIDISWIIIAILITWSLALGLFPQYYKDLSKTTYWLMGAIGALGLFASIVFHELCHSLVARRYGLPMKGITLFIFGGVAEMEEAPPSAKVEFLMAVAGPISSILLGGFFYGVLIVGRGIGFPDPVKGVVGYLAVINLILAAFNLLPAFPLDGGRMLRSALWGWKGNLRWATRIASRIGIGFGMVLVFFGVLQVLLGNFIGGIWWFMIGMFLQNAARGSYQQVLTRQAFKGEKVGRFMEPNPITVPPSLSIKELVEDFFYKYYFKMFPVVENGRLLGCISSRQVKDITRQEWDQHTVRELVWKCSPQNTISPEDDVLKALSIMSTTGNSRLMVVEGDRLVGIVALKDMLTLLSLKMDLEGYEE, encoded by the coding sequence ATGATGTTTGGGAAACGAATCACTCTTTTTAAGCTTTTTGGGTTTTCGGTGAGGATAGATATTAGTTGGATAATCATCGCAATCCTCATTACCTGGTCGCTTGCCCTGGGACTGTTCCCCCAATATTACAAGGATCTCTCTAAGACGACTTATTGGTTAATGGGCGCAATTGGTGCTCTGGGGCTGTTTGCCTCGATAGTCTTTCATGAGCTTTGCCATTCTCTCGTGGCAAGAAGATACGGCTTGCCCATGAAAGGAATAACTTTGTTCATTTTCGGTGGCGTGGCCGAGATGGAGGAAGCACCTCCGAGTGCGAAGGTCGAGTTTCTGATGGCTGTTGCCGGTCCTATCTCGAGTATCTTGCTGGGCGGTTTTTTCTATGGAGTTCTGATAGTGGGCAGGGGAATCGGGTTCCCGGATCCGGTTAAAGGCGTAGTTGGTTATCTCGCGGTGATAAACTTGATTCTGGCTGCCTTCAATCTTCTGCCCGCCTTTCCTCTGGACGGAGGACGCATGCTCCGTTCGGCCCTGTGGGGCTGGAAAGGAAATCTCCGATGGGCAACCCGCATTGCGTCCCGGATCGGGATTGGATTCGGTATGGTGCTGGTCTTCTTTGGCGTCTTACAGGTATTGCTCGGAAATTTTATCGGCGGAATATGGTGGTTCATGATCGGCATGTTTTTGCAGAATGCAGCGCGTGGCTCATATCAGCAGGTTCTAACGCGGCAAGCCTTCAAAGGCGAGAAGGTTGGACGATTCATGGAACCCAACCCCATTACAGTACCGCCCTCGCTCTCCATAAAGGAGCTCGTAGAGGACTTCTTTTACAAGTATTATTTTAAAATGTTTCCCGTTGTTGAAAACGGAAGGCTACTAGGGTGTATCTCTAGCCGGCAGGTAAAGGACATTACACGCCAGGAATGGGACCAGCATACCGTAAGAGAGCTTGTGTGGAAATGTTCGCCGCAGAATACCATTAGTCCTGAAGACGATGTCCTGAAGGCTCTTTCAATTATGAGTACAACAGGGAACAGCCGGCTCATGGTAGTCGAAGGCGATAGGTTGGTTGGTATAGTGGCGTTAAAAGATATGTTGACATTGCTCTCGCTTAAAATGGATCTTGAAGGTTATGAGGAATAG
- the lipB gene encoding lipoyl(octanoyl) transferase LipB, which translates to MNIIDLGLIEYDRALQVQLETLERVIAKEENNTLFLLEHYPVITLGRNGGLENLLVDRAMLAQKGVRVVKASRGGNITCHFPGQLVFYPIFKLERKKGGIKRFFYELEEVVIQVLKKYEISAERIENKAGVFVAGKKIASMGIAVRKWVSYHGVALNLVNDLSLFEFINPCGLNGIEMTSIHRERGDFYPDMSKLKEDIVHEFRKTIASA; encoded by the coding sequence ATGAACATCATAGATCTTGGCCTGATTGAGTATGACAGGGCCTTGCAGGTACAGCTTGAAACCCTGGAGCGTGTTATAGCAAAGGAAGAAAACAATACCCTTTTTTTGCTTGAACACTATCCGGTGATTACCCTGGGCCGTAACGGTGGCCTGGAAAATCTTTTGGTTGACAGGGCCATGCTTGCCCAGAAAGGTGTCCGGGTTGTTAAGGCATCTCGTGGAGGAAATATTACCTGTCATTTTCCGGGACAGCTGGTTTTTTACCCCATTTTTAAACTGGAGCGCAAAAAAGGGGGAATCAAAAGGTTTTTTTACGAGTTGGAAGAAGTTGTTATTCAGGTATTAAAGAAGTATGAGATTTCAGCAGAGCGGATAGAGAACAAGGCCGGTGTTTTTGTCGCAGGGAAAAAAATTGCTTCCATGGGCATTGCAGTGCGTAAATGGGTCAGTTACCATGGAGTGGCCTTAAATCTCGTTAATGACTTGAGTTTATTTGAATTTATCAACCCCTGTGGGCTTAATGGCATCGAAATGACCTCCATACACAGGGAACGGGGGGATTTTTATCCTGATATGTCTAAACTAAAGGAAGATATTGTTCATGAGTTCAGAAAAACCATTGCGTCTGCCTGA